A portion of the Acidobacteriaceae bacterium genome contains these proteins:
- the msrA gene encoding peptide-methionine (S)-S-oxide reductase MsrA, producing MRRLFTTLFAATLALSTVACNAQLTHSPLPAPKQDDALAAKPSRATAVFAGGCFWGTQAVFEHVKGVLKVTAGYAGGSASTATYSQVTTETTKHAESVEIVYDPSKLTFGQLLRVFFTVHDPTTLNRQGNDEGTSYRSAVFYTSPQQFKLAQAYIEQLSAARSWPNKIVTEVTPLKGFYPGEDYHQDYALKNPNDPYILVCDRPKIATLKADYPELYVTYKGH from the coding sequence ATGCGCCGCCTTTTCACCACCCTCTTCGCCGCGACTCTGGCTCTCTCCACAGTTGCCTGCAACGCCCAGCTCACGCACTCTCCCCTGCCCGCTCCAAAGCAGGATGACGCACTCGCCGCCAAACCATCACGCGCGACCGCCGTCTTCGCTGGCGGCTGCTTCTGGGGAACACAAGCTGTCTTCGAACACGTGAAGGGCGTGCTCAAGGTCACCGCAGGCTACGCTGGCGGCTCAGCCTCCACCGCCACGTACTCTCAAGTCACCACCGAGACCACCAAACACGCCGAGTCCGTTGAAATAGTCTACGATCCCTCCAAACTCACCTTCGGCCAACTGCTCCGTGTCTTCTTCACCGTGCACGACCCCACCACGCTCAACCGCCAGGGCAACGACGAAGGCACCAGCTATCGCTCGGCAGTCTTCTACACCTCGCCCCAACAGTTCAAACTCGCGCAGGCCTACATCGAGCAGCTCTCCGCCGCACGCTCATGGCCCAACAAGATCGTCACCGAAGTCACACCGCTCAAAGGCTTCTACCCCGGCGAAGACTACCACCAGGACTACGCGCTCAAGAACCCGAACGATCCCTACATCCTCGTCTGCGACCGTCCCAAGATTGCCACGCTAAAAGCCGACTACCCTGAGCTCTACGTCACCTACAAAGGCCACTAA
- the trxB gene encoding thioredoxin-disulfide reductase, with translation MSEIVRDTVILGSGCSGLTAAIYAARANLKPLVLEGHEPGGQLSITTLVENFPGWPEGIQGPELIENMKKQATRFGAELRMAHLTSANLLVSPFELQVGKDIIKTRTLIIASGASARWLGLSSEKALVGFGVSSCATCDGFFASGKEIAVIGGGDSAMEEALFLTRFASKVTLINRSENFKASRIMLERAIAHPQIEFLHNTVVEDCLGVEEKDLKGLKLHNTKTGERWTLPVQFMFLGIGHEPNATMFSGQIDLDADGYVKTEHNVFTTRQGVQIHGVYACGDVQDRRYRQAITAAGTGCMAALEVEKYLEELGR, from the coding sequence ATGTCAGAGATCGTTCGCGACACCGTCATCCTTGGCTCCGGCTGCTCCGGACTCACCGCCGCTATCTACGCGGCCCGTGCCAACCTCAAGCCCCTCGTTCTCGAAGGGCATGAACCCGGCGGACAGCTTTCCATCACCACGCTGGTTGAAAACTTTCCCGGCTGGCCCGAAGGCATCCAGGGCCCCGAACTCATCGAGAACATGAAGAAGCAGGCAACGCGCTTCGGCGCCGAGCTGCGCATGGCTCACCTCACCAGCGCGAACCTGCTCGTCTCCCCGTTTGAGCTGCAGGTCGGCAAAGACATCATCAAGACCCGCACGCTGATCATCGCCTCTGGAGCCTCGGCGCGCTGGCTCGGCCTGTCCAGCGAAAAAGCGCTCGTCGGCTTCGGCGTCAGCTCCTGCGCCACCTGCGACGGCTTCTTCGCCTCTGGCAAGGAGATCGCCGTGATCGGCGGTGGTGACTCCGCGATGGAAGAGGCGCTCTTCCTCACGCGTTTCGCCAGCAAGGTCACGCTCATCAACCGCTCGGAGAACTTCAAAGCTTCGCGCATTATGCTGGAGCGCGCCATCGCGCACCCGCAGATCGAGTTCCTCCACAACACCGTCGTAGAAGATTGCCTCGGCGTGGAAGAGAAGGACCTCAAGGGCCTGAAGCTGCACAACACGAAGACCGGCGAGCGCTGGACGCTTCCCGTGCAGTTCATGTTCCTCGGCATCGGTCACGAGCCCAACGCAACGATGTTCTCCGGCCAGATCGACCTCGACGCCGACGGCTACGTCAAGACCGAGCACAACGTCTTCACCACGCGTCAAGGCGTTCAGATCCACGGCGTCTACGCCTGCGGCGACGTCCAGGACCGCCGCTACCGCCAAGCCATCACGGCTGCCGGAACAGGCTGCATGGCCGCTCTCGAAGTTGAAAAGTACCTCGAAGAGCTCGGCCGCTAA
- a CDS encoding DUF3857 domain-containing protein, whose translation MLRSYPVAAAALLLSAFSVSQAQSVPATAPKLGGAVFRSSVAELRAASAAVPASSESDVQILLEESRFRFAADGTRITEHRRIYRIDVQEAVKGWSEISQTWDPWFEKPSQLRARVLTVDGRFAELDQKTVTDAPVKADDSDTFSSEHVRRAPLPAVGVGSIVEEVETLEEKTPYFAGGGNYQFSVRLSVPVAVSRLIVESPAGMAVRTKLPTEVHEATTSEDVAGLHRVVYEAVGMAATTEDDINLNSNESTRPHVFFSTGASWAAMASGYAALAEPQIVVDDVKAALPSTLPTERMAKMAAVLAALHKSVRYTGVEFGAAKLTPQRPAETLKRHYGDCKDKATLLVAMLRAVGVPANLALLSAGPGADVESDQPGLTQFDHAIVYVPAAGSEPAVWIDATAEHYALGSLPWGDHGRKALVIAAGTTELTKIPEAVATGSVLVETRDFTLAQYGPSHTVEVSQTTGDVDAQYRSQYGGEDVGELHTQMEKYANNTYLAKTLTHVSHGDAADLQKPFALTLDMDGARRGMSGLTDSGAVAYATYAIYRLPRWFRTEPEKLNPDASAQAKHEFALAEASRLKTYTFMPFTDERRLHVVAPDGFVARALLPNKTTQLGKAVLTETYTSPQPNVIDAVIHFDSGPGTLTAEEALAMRTAVLELDKRDYIGLFFDAPGEREKAAGKVKDELAIQRRMIAAHPSEAMYHARLANTLMELGLVEESQAQARKAVELAPGESITQVVLAYSLERDSLGVRFGGNFDRAAALVAMKKAVELDPENNDMRFDLAVLYEFNARGVRYAKDADVASAVTTYRAMIDKDKTKVTSQTMNNLLYALYFSGRYAELDAELAKLPSDGTRRSLAIASATVAKGVSAGLAAASRGNDGASERLQNLRTAGSLLAQISHYAEGAEILNAGIEGDANAAALGRQVEMYRQVKHVDGETVKPTEPTYPVEHMMTMMFRGNATRAQMEPQMSHDGYVSDREFAFDLDKAMLGADMMRILARQSSLQPNVMADLISNNVSFKATGDDASGWKVVVQIVGADPSHMFVAREGSSYRVICEDKDTVFCGNAVLKRLEHGDTKSAKAMLDWIREETHRGGGDDVLSGPMLPRFWTVGSTKEGADSVASMRLAAISLVASSVDAKPYLAEVAAAREKATGSHQEDLDLLLAEAASGAENGDVLRPAAERLLAAEPDSDTALRLLCRSYLLKNEGAPLEKLLRAKLEKKPDNVVLLRELSFSLEAQGRWADSHKVMTQITASDKAEARDWNGLAWLSVVTGTITDADLKAAQQAVQMTKTPSFAELHTLACVYALQGRVSEARDMVTKAMTAANETMPNSEIWFALGLIYEQYGEREAALGAYRHVEPNQFSLSTYVGPTASYRLAQKRIAVLEAAKI comes from the coding sequence ATGTTGCGTTCGTATCCGGTCGCGGCGGCTGCGCTGCTGCTTTCTGCTTTTTCTGTGTCCCAGGCCCAGAGTGTTCCGGCAACCGCCCCAAAGCTGGGTGGTGCTGTCTTTCGTTCCAGCGTGGCGGAGTTACGTGCTGCGTCTGCTGCCGTTCCTGCATCGTCAGAATCTGATGTGCAGATTCTGCTGGAAGAGTCTCGCTTCCGGTTTGCGGCAGATGGAACGCGGATCACGGAGCATCGCCGGATCTACCGCATTGATGTGCAGGAGGCGGTGAAGGGCTGGTCAGAGATCTCGCAGACCTGGGATCCCTGGTTTGAGAAGCCCTCGCAGTTGCGTGCGCGAGTGCTGACGGTGGATGGCCGCTTTGCAGAGCTGGACCAGAAGACCGTGACGGATGCTCCGGTAAAGGCTGATGACAGCGATACGTTTTCTTCGGAGCATGTGCGACGAGCGCCTCTTCCGGCGGTGGGTGTGGGTTCGATCGTGGAAGAAGTGGAGACGCTGGAGGAGAAGACTCCTTACTTTGCCGGTGGGGGGAACTACCAGTTTTCTGTGCGGTTGAGCGTGCCGGTGGCGGTGTCGCGGTTGATCGTGGAGTCGCCTGCGGGGATGGCGGTTCGAACCAAGCTGCCGACAGAGGTGCACGAAGCTACGACGAGTGAGGATGTGGCTGGTTTGCACCGCGTGGTGTACGAGGCGGTAGGGATGGCGGCGACGACGGAGGACGACATCAACCTCAACTCGAACGAGTCGACGCGGCCGCATGTGTTCTTTTCGACGGGGGCGTCGTGGGCTGCGATGGCGTCGGGCTATGCGGCTTTGGCGGAGCCACAGATTGTGGTGGACGACGTAAAGGCTGCGTTGCCAAGCACGTTGCCGACGGAGCGCATGGCCAAGATGGCTGCTGTGCTGGCGGCGTTGCACAAGTCTGTGCGTTACACCGGCGTGGAGTTTGGTGCGGCCAAGCTGACTCCGCAGCGCCCGGCAGAGACGTTGAAGCGTCACTACGGCGACTGCAAAGACAAGGCGACGTTGCTGGTTGCGATGCTGCGGGCGGTTGGCGTGCCGGCAAACCTGGCGCTGTTGAGTGCAGGGCCGGGTGCGGACGTTGAGAGCGATCAGCCGGGGCTGACGCAGTTCGATCATGCGATCGTCTATGTTCCGGCGGCGGGCAGCGAACCGGCGGTGTGGATCGATGCGACGGCGGAGCACTATGCGCTAGGCAGTCTGCCGTGGGGCGATCATGGCCGCAAAGCGCTGGTGATTGCGGCAGGGACGACGGAGCTGACCAAGATTCCAGAGGCTGTCGCGACGGGGTCTGTGCTGGTGGAGACGCGTGATTTCACGCTGGCGCAGTATGGACCTTCACACACTGTAGAGGTTTCGCAGACGACGGGGGACGTGGACGCGCAGTATCGCTCGCAGTATGGGGGCGAGGATGTCGGCGAACTGCATACGCAGATGGAGAAGTATGCAAACAACACGTACCTCGCAAAGACGCTGACACACGTTTCACATGGAGATGCGGCTGATCTGCAGAAGCCGTTTGCGCTGACGCTGGATATGGATGGCGCGCGTCGAGGCATGTCCGGGCTGACAGACTCGGGTGCGGTGGCGTATGCCACCTATGCGATCTACCGCTTGCCGCGCTGGTTCCGCACGGAGCCGGAGAAGCTGAACCCGGATGCAAGTGCACAGGCGAAGCATGAGTTTGCGCTGGCGGAAGCGAGCCGGTTGAAGACGTATACCTTCATGCCGTTTACGGATGAGCGTCGTCTCCACGTTGTTGCGCCCGATGGATTTGTGGCTCGTGCTTTGCTGCCGAACAAGACGACGCAGCTTGGCAAGGCGGTTTTGACGGAGACGTACACGAGCCCACAGCCGAATGTGATTGATGCGGTGATTCACTTTGACAGTGGCCCGGGAACGTTGACGGCGGAAGAAGCGCTGGCGATGCGGACGGCTGTGCTGGAGTTGGATAAGCGCGATTACATTGGGCTCTTCTTCGATGCTCCTGGCGAGCGCGAGAAGGCTGCAGGCAAGGTGAAGGATGAGCTTGCGATTCAGCGCAGAATGATTGCGGCGCATCCGTCGGAGGCGATGTATCACGCGCGTCTGGCGAACACGTTGATGGAGCTTGGACTGGTGGAAGAGAGCCAGGCGCAGGCACGCAAGGCAGTTGAGCTTGCGCCGGGGGAGTCGATCACGCAGGTGGTGCTGGCTTATTCGCTGGAGCGCGATAGCCTGGGTGTTCGCTTTGGCGGTAACTTCGACCGCGCGGCTGCGCTGGTAGCTATGAAGAAGGCCGTTGAGCTTGACCCTGAAAACAATGACATGCGCTTCGATCTGGCCGTGTTGTACGAGTTCAATGCACGTGGCGTGCGTTATGCAAAGGACGCAGATGTTGCCAGTGCCGTTACGACGTATCGCGCGATGATCGATAAGGACAAGACCAAGGTGACGTCGCAGACTATGAACAATCTGCTCTACGCGCTGTACTTCTCGGGCCGCTATGCGGAGCTCGATGCAGAGCTGGCGAAACTACCTTCGGATGGTACGCGGCGGTCTCTGGCGATTGCGTCTGCAACGGTGGCGAAGGGCGTGTCTGCAGGGCTTGCGGCAGCGTCGCGCGGCAATGATGGTGCGAGCGAAAGGCTGCAGAACCTGCGTACGGCAGGGTCTTTGCTGGCCCAGATCTCTCACTACGCAGAGGGTGCAGAGATTCTGAACGCTGGAATTGAGGGCGACGCGAATGCTGCTGCCCTGGGGCGCCAGGTGGAGATGTATCGCCAGGTAAAGCATGTGGACGGGGAGACGGTGAAGCCCACGGAGCCTACCTATCCTGTCGAGCACATGATGACGATGATGTTCCGCGGGAATGCAACTCGTGCGCAGATGGAGCCGCAGATGAGCCATGATGGCTACGTCTCGGACCGCGAGTTCGCTTTCGATCTGGACAAGGCCATGCTGGGCGCGGACATGATGCGGATTCTGGCACGGCAGTCGTCGCTGCAACCGAATGTGATGGCTGACCTCATCAGCAACAACGTGAGCTTCAAGGCTACCGGAGACGATGCGAGCGGATGGAAGGTGGTGGTGCAGATTGTCGGCGCCGATCCTTCGCACATGTTTGTTGCGCGGGAGGGCTCGAGCTACCGTGTGATTTGCGAAGACAAAGACACTGTCTTCTGCGGCAACGCGGTGTTGAAGCGGTTAGAGCATGGGGACACGAAGTCTGCGAAGGCGATGCTCGACTGGATTCGAGAGGAGACGCACCGTGGCGGTGGCGATGATGTGTTGAGCGGCCCGATGCTGCCGCGCTTCTGGACGGTTGGCAGCACGAAGGAGGGCGCTGATTCGGTGGCGTCTATGCGGCTGGCGGCGATCTCATTGGTCGCTTCGTCGGTGGATGCCAAGCCGTACCTTGCCGAGGTGGCTGCGGCTCGCGAGAAGGCCACGGGGTCGCACCAGGAAGACCTTGACCTGCTGCTGGCGGAAGCTGCTTCCGGGGCTGAGAACGGTGACGTGCTGCGGCCTGCTGCGGAGCGTTTGCTTGCGGCTGAGCCGGACTCTGATACGGCGTTGAGGTTGCTGTGCCGCTCATACCTGTTGAAGAACGAAGGCGCGCCGTTGGAGAAACTGCTGCGGGCGAAGCTGGAGAAGAAGCCTGACAACGTTGTGCTGCTGCGCGAGCTTTCGTTCTCGCTGGAAGCACAGGGCCGGTGGGCTGATTCGCATAAGGTGATGACGCAGATTACCGCGAGTGACAAGGCGGAAGCTCGTGACTGGAACGGGCTTGCGTGGCTCAGTGTTGTGACGGGTACGATCACGGATGCGGACCTGAAGGCGGCGCAGCAGGCGGTACAGATGACCAAGACGCCGTCGTTCGCGGAGCTGCATACACTGGCTTGTGTGTATGCGTTGCAGGGGCGCGTCTCCGAGGCTCGGGACATGGTGACGAAGGCGATGACGGCTGCCAACGAAACGATGCCGAACTCGGAGATATGGTTCGCGCTTGGCTTGATCTATGAGCAGTATGGTGAGCGTGAAGCGGCGCTCGGGGCCTATCGACATGTGGAGCCGAACCAGTTTTCGCTGTCGACGTATGTCGGGCCGACGGCGTCGTATCGGTTGGCGCAGAAGCGAATCGCTGTGCTGGAGGCTGCCAAGATCTAG
- a CDS encoding EamA family transporter — protein sequence MMQQEDHAPLWKVLLAFAAIYFIWGSTFYAIRVGVLVVPPVLFASMRFFAAGILLFGWQMLRGARWPSVAEWKGLSVVALLIFVGNYGLLFWAEAHVPSGLASVVISTIALFIALGEVVVLKTRQLTVRLVGALLLGLAGVAVLSLRLGASGEAPVTVVGALALLGSALFFALGSVVSRRVTLPASKGVSSGAQMLVGGGALLLLAAAMGNLRGFSLMALPKNVLWSWAYLVFAGSIAGFTAYVWLLARESPTKVGTYAYVNPMVAVVLGHFLGGEPWGVRTLVGGVFVLGSVILITTARAARPPAIAAEAEA from the coding sequence ATGATGCAGCAGGAAGATCACGCGCCGTTGTGGAAGGTGCTGCTGGCATTTGCAGCGATCTACTTCATCTGGGGCTCGACGTTCTATGCGATCCGCGTGGGGGTGCTGGTTGTGCCGCCGGTGTTGTTTGCGTCCATGCGATTTTTTGCCGCGGGCATTCTGCTGTTCGGATGGCAGATGCTGCGCGGTGCTCGCTGGCCTTCGGTGGCGGAGTGGAAGGGGCTCAGCGTTGTGGCGTTGCTGATCTTTGTCGGCAACTACGGCCTGCTCTTCTGGGCCGAGGCGCATGTGCCTTCGGGGCTGGCGAGCGTGGTGATTTCAACGATTGCGTTGTTCATCGCGCTGGGCGAAGTGGTGGTGCTGAAGACGCGGCAGCTGACGGTGCGGCTGGTGGGAGCGTTGTTGCTGGGGCTGGCCGGGGTCGCGGTGTTGTCGCTGCGGCTGGGCGCTTCGGGAGAGGCTCCGGTGACGGTTGTGGGCGCGCTTGCGTTGCTGGGCTCGGCGCTCTTTTTTGCGCTGGGCAGTGTGGTTTCGCGGCGCGTGACGCTGCCTGCGTCGAAGGGCGTGAGTTCTGGTGCGCAGATGCTGGTGGGCGGCGGCGCGTTGCTGCTGCTGGCTGCGGCGATGGGTAACCTGCGTGGGTTTTCGCTGATGGCGTTGCCGAAGAATGTGCTGTGGTCGTGGGCGTACCTGGTGTTCGCGGGATCGATTGCAGGGTTCACCGCGTATGTGTGGCTGCTGGCGCGGGAGAGTCCGACGAAGGTGGGCACATACGCCTATGTGAACCCGATGGTGGCTGTGGTGCTGGGGCACTTTCTGGGTGGCGAGCCGTGGGGCGTACGGACGCTGGTGGGTGGCGTGTTCGTGCTGGGCAGCGTGATCCTCATCACGACCGCAAGGGCCGCGAGGCCGCCTGCGATCGCTGCGGAGGCAGAGGCTTAG
- a CDS encoding allantoinase, translating to MADLVLVYGMKLLPAEEVAAVEAAKIELKNGNDSRVTMHVLSGSREQIEAQLRHSIDAFFDFYPEIS from the coding sequence ATGGCTGATCTGGTTTTGGTTTATGGGATGAAGTTGCTGCCGGCAGAGGAAGTTGCGGCAGTTGAGGCGGCGAAGATAGAGCTGAAGAACGGGAACGACTCTCGCGTGACGATGCATGTGCTTTCGGGCTCGCGGGAGCAGATTGAAGCGCAGCTTCGCCACAGCATTGATGCGTTCTTCGATTTTTATCCGGAAATTTCGTAG